In Zhaonella formicivorans, one DNA window encodes the following:
- a CDS encoding N-acetylmuramoyl-L-alanine amidase family protein yields the protein MKKSVYLSPSTQGKNIGAGSYGSECFRMNQITDVVQAELKRHGVTVYRNKPDWSLAQVVADSNAKRPDVHFAIHSNAGGGRGCEVYCHRFGGSGERLARAVYEELSPLTPTGDRGVKEGYNFFGPGKHMYELAETDAPAALVEVAFHDNPDDAEWLISCIEAIGTALAKGILKYFGIPYMEGSPNLDRELKLLQEFGILESPEYWRQNAVKGRTVAGEYAAILIQRVAALLLKGGI from the coding sequence ATGAAGAAATCGGTGTATTTGAGTCCGTCCACCCAGGGAAAGAATATTGGGGCAGGCAGCTATGGCAGCGAATGTTTCAGAATGAATCAGATAACGGATGTCGTTCAAGCAGAGTTAAAAAGGCATGGGGTAACGGTTTACAGGAACAAGCCGGACTGGTCGCTTGCCCAGGTTGTGGCTGACAGCAATGCAAAGAGACCGGATGTTCATTTCGCGATTCACAGCAATGCCGGGGGAGGCCGGGGCTGTGAGGTTTATTGCCACAGGTTCGGAGGCAGCGGTGAAAGATTAGCAAGAGCAGTTTACGAGGAATTATCGCCTTTGACCCCGACGGGCGACCGAGGCGTCAAAGAGGGCTATAACTTCTTCGGGCCTGGAAAGCATATGTACGAACTTGCTGAAACAGATGCGCCAGCAGCGCTTGTCGAGGTAGCCTTTCATGACAACCCTGACGATGCCGAGTGGCTTATATCCTGCATCGAGGCAATTGGTACTGCCCTGGCAAAAGGGATATTGAAATACTTTGGCATACCTTACATGGAGGGCAGTCCAAATTTGGACAGAGAGCTAAAACTGCTTCAGGAATTCGGCATCCTTGAGTCGCCGGAGTACTGGAGGCAGAATGCAGTAAAAGGAAGAACAGTAGCAGGTGAATACGCCGCCATCCTGATTCAAAGGGTAGCGGCTTTATTATTGAAGGGAGGAATTTAA
- a CDS encoding SHOCT domain-containing protein, which translates to MTENQSVEYLLSKELLKKLLAEGFITEEEFIKIDAENRKTFAK; encoded by the coding sequence ATGACGGAAAACCAGAGCGTTGAATACCTTTTAAGCAAAGAGCTATTGAAAAAGCTGCTGGCAGAAGGGTTTATTACGGAAGAAGAATTCATCAAGATTGATGCTGAAAATAGAAAAACTTTTGCCAAATGA